The Candidatus Sulfotelmatobacter sp. DNA segment GTGGTCGAGCCTGCCGCGCGATCGCAGCGCCACGTCACTGCGCGCGTTCCGGCCGAGCGGGCTCGAGGCGCTGAGCGGGCGACTCTCGGGCGCGTGGTTCGAGCCCGAGTTCCGCGGCACGCATCCCGGCATGGGGAATCCCGATCTCAGCACGTTCTGGATCGCCCACCTGCCGAAGGGCCTCGATCTCTCCAACGTGATGGACGTTCTCAAAGCCTCGGCCGAGGTCGAAGAGGCCGCGCCGATCGCGGTGGTCGCGGTCGAAGACGGCGCGGCGCTGGAAGCGGCTTCGCGCACGAGCGAGTCGTGGGGCGAGCGCGTGGCCCGCGCGCCCCTGACGGCGCCCGCGCCCAGCGACTCGCTGTGGAATCTCTGCTACTACCTCGATCAGGCATCGCGCAAGGACGTGCACGCGCTCGAGGCCTGGGACATCACGCAGGGCGACCCTTCGGTGGTGATGGCGATCGTCGACACCGGCGTTCTCTCCTATCACCCGGATCTCGGCGGCGCGGTGGCAGGCGGTCACGGCAATCTGTGGGTGAACCAGGCCGAGCTGCATGGTCTGCCGGGCGTGGATGACGATGGCAATGGCTTCGTGGACGACGTCGGAGGCTGGGATTTCGTAGCGCTCGATTCGGCCGCCGAAGTTCGCCCGGGCGAGGACTGGAACGACGCCGACAACGACCCCGATGATTTCGCGGTGCACGGCACGGCGGTCGCCGGAGTCGCGGGAGCGATCGCCGACAACGGCATCGGCATCCCCGGCGTCGCGCCGCGCGCCGCGATCATGCCGCTGCGCGCCGGATACTCTTCGCCGCTCAACGCCGCCGGGCTGATCGATCTCGGCAACGCCGCACAGGCGATGGTCTACGCGGTGATGAACGGCGCTACGGTCATCAATTGTTCGTTCGAGAACGTCACTCAACCCGATCTCTTCGCCGCCGCCAACTTCGCCACCGCGCACCACGTGGTGATCGTGGTGGCGGCGGGAAACAACGGCACCTTCAACGATCTGGGTACGCGAGACGACGTGATCTCGGTGGGTGCCACCGATCAGAACGACAAGGTCACGCTGTTCAGCAATCCCGGCGCCTGGGTGGATCTCTCGGCGCCCGGACAGTCGATTCCCACCACCACGCTTCACCCGGAAGGGAGCGACAGCATCGGGCTGCGCACCCCCGGATACAGCGCCGGCGAAGCGGGCACGTCGTTCTCGGCGCCGATGGTGACCGGGGCGGTGGCACTGCTCCAGTCGGCGCGCATCCAGAGTGGCCTCCCGCAGCTCAGCCCGGCGCTCGTTCAGCTCCGGCTGAAGGAGAGCACCGACGACATCTCGGCGCAGAATCCCGGCAACCTGTACGGCACCGGCCGTCTCAATCTCTATCGCCTGCTCGCCGACCCCGCCGCGTCGACCGGGATTCCGGTCGGCGCGCGAACGGTCGGCGCGGGCGTTCCGCTGCATTCCCTGTCCGGGCGCTCGCTGCTCGCCTACGTGACCGCCGAGAGCACGTTGATCCTCGCCGACCCGCTCCTCGGCCAGATCACGACGCGACTCCCGCTCGGCAGCCGTCCGGCCGGCGGAATCGCCGCCGCCGATTTCGGCCCCGGGGCCGGCACCTGTCTGTTCGTGGCGCTCGCCGACGGCCGCATCGTGGGCTTCAGGTTCGGAAGCGCGCTCGCTTCGTTCTGGCAGGTGGACGCGACCACTTCCCGCGGCTTCAACGACCTCTACCCCGCGCTCGGCGATCTCGACGGCGATGGCGTGCCGGAGATCGTTTGGGGAGGCGACGACGGCTCGGTCTGGGTGTGGAACCTGAGCGGCCAGCGTTTACCGGGGTTTCCGCGGAAGATCGCGCAGCCGGGAGGGAACCTGCGCGTGGCGCTCGCAAATCTCGACGGCTCTCCGGGGCTCGAGATCATCGCCGCCACTCCGGACTACGACGTGCACCTGCTCGGCGCCGACGGGGTCGAGCGCCCGGGCTGGCCGGTCTACATCGGGAGCACGCCCTTCGCCCCGGTGGTGACGCGGCTCGGCACCGACCCCGCTCCGGTGGTCGTGGTTGGGGCCGGCATCACCCTGCGCGGCTATCGAGCCGACGGCTCGCTGCGCTTCAGCGGCACCTTGCCCTCGCCGCTGTTCGAGGACATCGCGGTCGGCGATCTCGACGGCGACGGACGAAACGAAATCGTGGCCACCACGGCCGCGCCCTATCAGGTCGCCTCGTTCGATTCGGCGGGCGTGATGTTGCGGGAGGCCGTCCTCACCACTCCGCCCGATGGAGCGCCGGTGGTGGGCCCGCTCGCGACCGATGGCGGAGCGCAGGTGATGTACGCAAGCATCGACAACCAGGGCCGTCATCAGTTGCTCGCGCTCAGCTCCGTGTTGGCGCCGCTGCGCAACTGGCCCAAGGCCGGTTTCGCGGCGGCTTCGCCCTCGCTGGCCGACGTGAACGGAAACGGGAGCACCTCGGTGCTCGCCGGCTCCGAGTCCGACAGCACGCTCTATCTCTACAACGCCGGGCAGCGCACCTGGCGCGCCGCGTCCGCGGGGTGGCCGACCGCGCGCGGCAACTACGCGCGCACCGGAAGCCAGCTCGGTGTTCCCGCGATCGGCTCGGTCGACGATCAGGGTCCCAATTCGATCGGCGACCTGAGTGCCGGCGCCGCGAGCACGCACGACGTCACGTTGCGCTGGACGGCGCCGCTCGATCCCGGCAGCTCGGGTCCGCGTGCCGCGCGCTACGACGTGCGCGTGTCGACCACGCCGCTCGACGCCACCAACTTCGCGGCCGCCCCGGCGCTCGGCGGCGTGCCCTCGCCGTCGGCGCCCGGCTCCGCCGAGCAGATGACCATCTCGACGCTGACCGAGAACGCCGACAACTGGATCGCGCTCCGCGGCCAGGACTCCGACGGCAACTGGGGCGCGATCTCCAACGTGATCGACGTGCGCACGCAGAACGACGCCCCGGCCGCGGTCGCCGATCTGTCGGTTCAAGCGGTGAGCGATTCCACGCTCACGCTCGACTGGACGGCGAGCGGCGACGACGGGCGGATCGGCCGGCCCTCGTACTATCGGGTGCGCTACTCCGAGACGCCGCTCGACAGCGCCGGCTTCGCCGCAGCGAAGCTCGGCGAGGACGTTCCGGCGACCGCCGCCGGCGGCCAGCGCGAACAGCACTTGCTGCGCGGCATGCCGCACGGCCGGCGCGTGTGGGTGGCGATGCGAGCGGTGGACGCCGCCAACAACGTCTCCGCGCTCTCCAATCAGGTCGCGATCTTCATTGGCAGACTGGGGGGTCACTCCGGCGTCGCGTTGATCCCGTCGCGGCAGCCGAGCCCGGCGCCGGTCGAGATCGAGTGGCAGGGCGATCCGGCCTACGCGAGCAGTCCGCAGGCCATCCACATCTTCGACGTCGCCGGCCGCGAGGTGCGCGGGCTCGGCCTTCCCAACCTGCCGAGCGGCATCGCGGTCTGGGACGGGCTCAATCTCAACGGCATCGCGATGCGCTCCGGCATCTATTTCGCGCGACTCGACAGCGGGCCATCGCACGCGAGCACGCGCATCGTGCTCCTGAGGTAGACGTGCGGCGACCGGGGCCCGCCGTTCGACACGCGACTCGCGCTGCGGCGCTGCTGTTCGGCGCCGCGCTGGTCGCGGCCGGCGCGGCACACGCGCAGCTGGTGCCCGAGCTCAAGCTGCGCATCCCCGGGCTCGGGGCCGGGCACAACTTCGGCGCCAGCGTCGGGCGCGCCGGCGACGTGAACGGCGACGGCTACGAGGATTTCCTGGTCGGCGCGCCCAAGGCGCCCGGACTCCGCAGCGAGGCCGGACGTGCCTACGTCCTGCTCGGTGGCGCAGACCTCGACTCGATTCCCGATCTCACCATGATCGGCCGCTACAGCACCGGCCACTTTGGTTCGCAGGTGGTGGGCATCGGCGACTTCAACGGCGACGGCTACGACGACTGGGTGGTCGGCGATCCCCAGTACAACCTGGGCGTGACGCCCGGCACGTACGGACGCGCCTGGATCTATTACGGAAGCGCGCAGCTCGGCGCCGCCCCGCGCTTCTCGCTCGATTCGCCCGCCGGGATCTACGCTTTCGGCAGCGCGGTGGCGGCGCTGGGCGACGTGAACGGCGATGGCTATCCCGACTTTGCCGTGTCCGGTTCGGTGCTCCCGACCAATCCGGGAACCGTCAGCATCTACTTCGGAGGTCCGAACGCCGACAATTATCCCGATTTCACGCTGCAAACCGGGACCGGCAATTCGGTGTGGGCGATCGCCGGACCCGGCGACATCAACGGCGACGGCTACAACGACATGGTCGTCGGCATCCACGGCGCTTCGGCGACGGTGCCCGGAAGCATCGAGATCTTCTACGGCGGGCCGGCGATGTCGGACGCACCCGCCAGGCAGATCTTCTCGAACACCAACGCGGACCTCTTCGGCTACTCGGTGGCGGGCGCCGGCGACGTGAATGGCGACGGCTACGCCGACTGGCTGGTGGGCGCGCCCTTCGCCGCGGCCAACGGCCTTCCCGGAGCGGGGACGGTGCTGCTGTTCTACGGCGGTCGCCCGTTGAGCACTTCGCCCGCACGCGAGTTCCATGGCCAGGGCGCGAACGACAACTTCGGAGCATCGGTGGCGGGCGCCGGCGATCTGGACGGCGACGGCTTCGCCGACATCGCGGTGGGTGCATCGTCGTCGGACATCAACGGCATCAATTCCGGTCGCGCCTACGTCTTCTTCGGCGGTGCGCCGCCCGACACGATTCCGGCTGCGGTCCTGAACGGCGAAGCCGCCAACGACAATCTCGGCGTATCGGTGGCGAACGCCGGCGATCCGGATCTCGGCGGCACCAACGCGCTGCTGGTGGGGGCGCTGCTCAACGACGTCGGCGGAGTGAACGCCGGCGCCGCGTATCTGCTGCGCATCGAGCGCTATCACATCGAGGCGCCGCTCGCCGGAGATCACTGGAGCGCGGGCGGCAGCGCCGACGTGAAATGGCAGGGCGCCGACCCGGCCGACATCGAGCTGTCGCTCGATGGCGGCGCGAGCTGGACGACGCTGGCGAGCGGTGTCGGCGGCGCGAGCGACAACCAGGTCACGATTGCCGTGCCCGATCAGGTGACCGGCCGCGCGCGGCTGCGCCTCGCCCGCACCGGTTTTCCGCCGCTCGCCGGCAACGCCACGCTGTGCTCGGGCTTCTTTCACCTCACGCGCGAGCTGCCGGCGCCGGCCGCGGTGTTCGATCTCGCGCGCATCGCCGGGCCGAGCGGCGCGCCGCGACTCGGCCGCTCGGTCGCGACCGGCGTGGACTGGGACGGGGATGGCCGGCCCGACGTGTTCGCCGGCGCCTCCCCGGATCCCGGCGGCGCGGTGATCGTAACGCGCGAACTCGACGCCAGCGATTCCACGTCGATCGCGATCCACGGTCTCGCGCCCAACGAGGATTTCGGCGCCGCGATTGCCGACATCGGCGATTACGACGGCGACGGCCGGCCCGATCTGGCGATCGGGGCTCCCAGCTACGACGGCGCGCACGTCGATCAGGGGCGCGTCTACGTTTA contains these protein-coding regions:
- a CDS encoding FG-GAP-like repeat-containing protein, which codes for MRRPGPAVRHATRAAALLFGAALVAAGAAHAQLVPELKLRIPGLGAGHNFGASVGRAGDVNGDGYEDFLVGAPKAPGLRSEAGRAYVLLGGADLDSIPDLTMIGRYSTGHFGSQVVGIGDFNGDGYDDWVVGDPQYNLGVTPGTYGRAWIYYGSAQLGAAPRFSLDSPAGIYAFGSAVAALGDVNGDGYPDFAVSGSVLPTNPGTVSIYFGGPNADNYPDFTLQTGTGNSVWAIAGPGDINGDGYNDMVVGIHGASATVPGSIEIFYGGPAMSDAPARQIFSNTNADLFGYSVAGAGDVNGDGYADWLVGAPFAAANGLPGAGTVLLFYGGRPLSTSPAREFHGQGANDNFGASVAGAGDLDGDGFADIAVGASSSDINGINSGRAYVFFGGAPPDTIPAAVLNGEAANDNLGVSVANAGDPDLGGTNALLVGALLNDVGGVNAGAAYLLRIERYHIEAPLAGDHWSAGGSADVKWQGADPADIELSLDGGASWTTLASGVGGASDNQVTIAVPDQVTGRARLRLARTGFPPLAGNATLCSGFFHLTRELPAPAAVFDLARIAGPSGAPRLGRSVATGVDWDGDGRPDVFAGASPDPGGAVIVTRELDASDSTSIAIHGLAPNEDFGAAIADIGDYDGDGRPDLAIGAPSYDGAHVDQGRVYVYRGGPGADHSSPITIDASGTGELFGSAIAAADLNGDGRPDLIVGAPGSSGPGHVYVFIGGRGSTIPDAVLDAGTPGPFGAAVARAGDINGDGFDDLLVSGPPLPSGRGASTVHVFFGAANVLQMHRTVLEGTAIGDGFGSALAPLGDFDGDGFDDFAVGAPLSNDGGPDAGEVRIYFGAPGRLPQLGSSLTGNHAGDQFGSALAGGADLNGDGRPDLVIGSPAASDAGPQCGRIDVLYGRSDSHLDLFAVGRPRTYLGSSLAARSVGADSLLALVVAGAPLGAVPSDESAGAVQWFPVARWRFENLVAGTRWPLGSTQRVQWSGAEPADLWFEGVNGEPPVRLASGAGGAAENSLDVKVTQAVPDSGFLVLRSPAGGAIGRAAGEPIVQVERAVSLASFSFDATPNGVRLDFATAPPIGPQGISGVRVRRIRAGSSGPGEIVGPNPLTTTSFTDPDGLAGDTYVVYAINGLGEEIEAGRLTLPAAPAGVRVWPQPGGENGVVTVQFAAPRGANGQIAPDLVGDLFDAHGRWVTAIVRGVPETRAGIVTVQWNGSDAHGNRAGPGVYFLRVHAPSVGYSVTRRVVMLDTPVH
- a CDS encoding S8 family serine peptidase yields the protein MLETARSGHGPWYTSTRAVIRLRADVSRAAWSSLPRDRSATSLRAFRPSGLEALSGRLSGAWFEPEFRGTHPGMGNPDLSTFWIAHLPKGLDLSNVMDVLKASAEVEEAAPIAVVAVEDGAALEAASRTSESWGERVARAPLTAPAPSDSLWNLCYYLDQASRKDVHALEAWDITQGDPSVVMAIVDTGVLSYHPDLGGAVAGGHGNLWVNQAELHGLPGVDDDGNGFVDDVGGWDFVALDSAAEVRPGEDWNDADNDPDDFAVHGTAVAGVAGAIADNGIGIPGVAPRAAIMPLRAGYSSPLNAAGLIDLGNAAQAMVYAVMNGATVINCSFENVTQPDLFAAANFATAHHVVIVVAAGNNGTFNDLGTRDDVISVGATDQNDKVTLFSNPGAWVDLSAPGQSIPTTTLHPEGSDSIGLRTPGYSAGEAGTSFSAPMVTGAVALLQSARIQSGLPQLSPALVQLRLKESTDDISAQNPGNLYGTGRLNLYRLLADPAASTGIPVGARTVGAGVPLHSLSGRSLLAYVTAESTLILADPLLGQITTRLPLGSRPAGGIAAADFGPGAGTCLFVALADGRIVGFRFGSALASFWQVDATTSRGFNDLYPALGDLDGDGVPEIVWGGDDGSVWVWNLSGQRLPGFPRKIAQPGGNLRVALANLDGSPGLEIIAATPDYDVHLLGADGVERPGWPVYIGSTPFAPVVTRLGTDPAPVVVVGAGITLRGYRADGSLRFSGTLPSPLFEDIAVGDLDGDGRNEIVATTAAPYQVASFDSAGVMLREAVLTTPPDGAPVVGPLATDGGAQVMYASIDNQGRHQLLALSSVLAPLRNWPKAGFAAASPSLADVNGNGSTSVLAGSESDSTLYLYNAGQRTWRAASAGWPTARGNYARTGSQLGVPAIGSVDDQGPNSIGDLSAGAASTHDVTLRWTAPLDPGSSGPRAARYDVRVSTTPLDATNFAAAPALGGVPSPSAPGSAEQMTISTLTENADNWIALRGQDSDGNWGAISNVIDVRTQNDAPAAVADLSVQAVSDSTLTLDWTASGDDGRIGRPSYYRVRYSETPLDSAGFAAAKLGEDVPATAAGGQREQHLLRGMPHGRRVWVAMRAVDAANNVSALSNQVAIFIGRLGGHSGVALIPSRQPSPAPVEIEWQGDPAYASSPQAIHIFDVAGREVRGLGLPNLPSGIAVWDGLNLNGIAMRSGIYFARLDSGPSHASTRIVLLR